A single genomic interval of Deltaproteobacteria bacterium harbors:
- a CDS encoding hybrid sensor histidine kinase/response regulator encodes MGLRLGQRSDWAPPPGAGSEAPKVPAAPRSPGFRLPAAAGLASALLGAVVLLGWALELPRLKSILPGAVTMKPNTALGFLLAGLALTLLSGAPARWARRTAQVLACLLLALGLLTILEYAAGLDLRIDQALFRDESHPAHTLVAGRMSPATAVSFALLGASLLLASQARLALLTELFALFPGLLGLVAFHGYVYGVPNLHGEGLITYVAIHTATGLLFLAVGTLLVLPHGHVRRHFSEQSLAGTLARWSLPAAVLVPALLGWAKLLVEGLGLVSPRTGTALLISTQVALMLWLVWRTVRLAARLEGQLRVAGRMAAVGTFASGVAHEINNPLTYVIGNVSLAAERMPELVVQLESAIGTCDAIHDCPAIQKSRPVCRAVADSLRETEVSLQEAQQGAERVRQIVRDLRTFSRAEDPGAQIPAAVTPALQAAVNLCRNELRHHARVVEEYEPSPLVLGNPSRMGQIFVNLLSNAAQAIPEGHAEANEVRVRCATDDEGFAVVEISDTGGGIHPEHLPRIFDPFSTTKPVGQGTGLGLSICRSLVEELHGTVDVQSSPGHGTRFRVRLPPASPAKAGELGGPATGARRPDPVAPPAVRKRILIVDDDAMVAGTLRRVLGQEYELTLCAGGKEALTLLASDARFDLVLCDLMMPETSGAQVYDAVATRHPELLRRFAFITGGAFSGAARQALERAPVPCFEKPFQVDALRERVRQLLS; translated from the coding sequence CCGTCGTGCTCCTCGGCTGGGCCCTGGAGCTCCCCCGGCTGAAGTCAATCTTGCCCGGGGCCGTCACCATGAAGCCCAACACGGCCCTCGGGTTTCTGCTCGCGGGCCTGGCGCTGACGCTCCTGTCGGGCGCGCCGGCCCGCTGGGCGCGCCGGACGGCGCAGGTCCTGGCGTGCCTCCTGCTCGCCCTCGGGCTGCTCACGATCCTCGAGTACGCCGCGGGGCTCGACCTGCGAATCGACCAGGCGCTCTTCCGCGACGAATCGCACCCCGCGCACACCCTGGTCGCCGGCCGGATGTCTCCCGCCACCGCGGTCTCCTTCGCGCTCCTGGGCGCCTCTCTGCTCCTCGCCTCCCAGGCCCGCCTGGCCCTCCTCACCGAGCTTTTCGCCCTATTTCCGGGGCTTCTCGGCCTCGTGGCCTTCCACGGCTACGTCTACGGAGTCCCGAACCTCCACGGGGAGGGGCTCATCACCTACGTCGCGATCCACACGGCCACGGGCCTGCTCTTCCTCGCGGTCGGAACACTCCTCGTGCTCCCGCACGGCCACGTGCGACGCCACTTCTCCGAGCAAAGCCTGGCCGGAACGCTCGCCCGGTGGTCCCTCCCGGCCGCGGTGCTCGTCCCCGCCCTTCTCGGCTGGGCCAAACTCCTCGTCGAGGGGCTGGGCCTGGTCTCGCCACGGACCGGCACGGCCCTCCTGATTTCGACCCAGGTGGCGCTCATGCTCTGGCTGGTCTGGCGCACGGTCCGCCTGGCGGCGCGGCTCGAGGGGCAGCTCCGCGTGGCGGGGCGAATGGCCGCGGTGGGCACCTTCGCGTCGGGGGTGGCGCACGAGATCAATAACCCCCTGACGTACGTGATAGGCAACGTGAGTCTCGCGGCCGAGAGGATGCCCGAGCTCGTAGTCCAGCTCGAGAGCGCCATCGGCACCTGCGACGCCATCCACGACTGCCCGGCGATCCAGAAGTCCCGGCCCGTCTGCCGCGCGGTGGCGGACAGCCTGCGCGAGACCGAGGTCTCACTCCAGGAGGCCCAGCAGGGCGCGGAGCGCGTACGCCAGATCGTGCGGGACCTGCGAACGTTCTCGCGCGCGGAGGACCCCGGGGCCCAGATCCCCGCCGCCGTGACCCCGGCTCTGCAGGCCGCGGTGAATCTCTGCCGGAACGAGCTCCGCCACCACGCGCGGGTCGTCGAGGAGTACGAGCCGTCGCCGCTCGTCCTCGGCAACCCGTCCCGCATGGGACAGATCTTCGTCAACCTGCTCTCGAACGCCGCGCAGGCCATCCCCGAGGGGCACGCCGAGGCCAACGAGGTGCGCGTGCGCTGCGCTACCGACGACGAGGGCTTCGCCGTGGTGGAGATCTCGGACACGGGAGGTGGCATCCATCCGGAGCACCTGCCGCGCATCTTCGACCCCTTCTCCACCACCAAGCCGGTGGGGCAGGGAACCGGCCTTGGCCTCTCGATCTGTCGCAGCCTCGTGGAGGAGCTCCACGGGACCGTCGACGTCCAGAGCTCCCCCGGACACGGAACGCGGTTCCGGGTCCGCCTGCCGCCGGCGTCACCGGCCAAGGCCGGTGAGCTCGGTGGCCCAGCCACGGGGGCGCGGCGGCCAGACCCCGTCGCCCCACCCGCGGTCAGGAAGCGGATCCTGATCGTCGATGACGACGCGATGGTGGCAGGGACCCTGCGCCGCGTCCTCGGCCAGGAATACGAGCTCACGCTCTGCGCCGGGGGAAAGGAAGCCCTGACCTTGCTCGCGTCGGACGCTCGCTTCGACCTCGTGCTCTGCGACCTGATGATGCCGGAGACCTCCGGGGCGCAGGTCTACGACGCCGTTGCGACCCGCCACCCGGAGCTGCTCCGGCGCTTCGCCTTCATCACCGGCGGCGCCTTCAGCGGGGCCGCCCGCCAGGCGCTCGAGCGTGCGCCCGTCCCCTGCTTTGAGAAGCCCTTCCAGGTGGACGCGCTCCGGGAGCGCGTGCGCCAGCTGCTTTCCTGA
- a CDS encoding carbon-nitrogen hydrolase family protein produces the protein MRRSLTAAVVQLCSRQEVTENLRRCEALVAQAAARGAELVVLPENFAYIGQLSTKLKLAEPLDAERPGPILGAMRALAQREKVHLLLGGTPTSTDDPARFRNTAILLSPEGKLLAAYHKLHLFDVNIPDGAVFRESEHVAPGEELATTEVLGATLGLSICYDLRFPELYRELVRRGATVVCVPAAFTLHTGKDHWLPLLRARAIENQVYVLAAGQYGRHTESRASYGKSCIIDPWGAVVAQASDAEGIAVAELDLDYLAKVRRELPCLGHRRL, from the coding sequence ATGCGAAGGTCCCTGACGGCCGCCGTGGTCCAGCTCTGCAGCCGTCAGGAGGTCACCGAGAACCTGCGACGCTGCGAAGCGCTCGTGGCGCAGGCCGCAGCCCGCGGGGCGGAGCTCGTGGTGCTGCCCGAGAACTTCGCCTACATCGGGCAGCTCTCGACCAAGCTGAAGCTCGCCGAGCCCCTCGATGCCGAGCGTCCCGGCCCCATCCTGGGCGCGATGCGAGCCCTCGCGCAGCGCGAGAAGGTGCACCTGCTCCTCGGCGGCACGCCCACCTCTACCGACGATCCGGCGCGCTTCCGCAACACGGCGATCCTGCTCTCGCCCGAGGGGAAGCTCCTCGCCGCGTATCACAAGCTGCACCTCTTCGACGTGAACATCCCCGACGGGGCGGTCTTCCGCGAGTCCGAGCACGTGGCGCCCGGGGAGGAGCTCGCGACCACGGAGGTGCTGGGCGCGACGCTCGGCCTCTCCATCTGTTACGACCTGCGCTTTCCGGAGCTGTACCGAGAGCTGGTCCGGCGCGGCGCCACGGTCGTCTGCGTCCCCGCCGCGTTCACGCTCCACACGGGCAAGGATCACTGGCTCCCGCTGCTCCGGGCGCGCGCGATCGAGAACCAGGTCTACGTGCTCGCGGCCGGTCAGTACGGCCGCCACACCGAGAGCCGCGCCAGCTACGGCAAGAGCTGCATCATCGACCCGTGGGGCGCCGTCGTCGCGCAGGCCTCCGACGCCGAGGGAATCGCGGTGGCGGAGCTGGACCTCGACTACCTGGCCAAGGTGCGGCGCGAGCTCCCCTGCCTCGGACACCGACGCCTCTGA
- a CDS encoding DUF721 domain-containing protein, with the protein MRPWRHRRSEKERYRPRRGPERAGALLARWVKDQHLDHELEQHELLARWPELVGERVASRTEPGSVRDGQLTVTVSSSAWLNELSFLKTELATRINATLGRTLVKGIRLVVGKVRPPAPPRQPAAVREPPAPPTPEEARAVDEAVAPVADPVLRQALAAARLADLRRGRPKGEG; encoded by the coding sequence GTGCGCCCCTGGCGCCATCGGCGCTCCGAGAAGGAGCGCTATCGGCCCCGCCGTGGGCCCGAGCGGGCGGGGGCGCTCCTCGCCCGCTGGGTCAAGGACCAGCACCTGGACCACGAGCTGGAGCAGCACGAGCTCCTCGCCCGGTGGCCCGAGCTCGTGGGGGAGCGCGTGGCCAGTCGCACGGAGCCGGGCTCGGTGCGAGACGGCCAGCTCACGGTGACCGTCTCGTCCAGCGCCTGGCTGAACGAGCTCTCGTTCCTGAAGACGGAGCTGGCGACGCGGATCAACGCCACTCTCGGACGCACGCTCGTCAAGGGGATCCGGCTGGTGGTGGGGAAGGTCCGGCCGCCCGCCCCGCCGCGCCAGCCCGCGGCCGTGCGAGAGCCCCCGGCTCCTCCCACGCCCGAAGAGGCGCGAGCCGTGGACGAGGCGGTGGCTCCCGTGGCGGATCCGGTCCTGCGGCAGGCGCTGGCCGCGGCGCGGCTTGCCGACCTGCGGCGAGGGCGACCGAAGGGGGAGGGATAG